In the Candidatus Sysuiplasma jiujiangense genome, CTATGCTGGAGATAAGGTGTTCACAAAGACCAAGGCAGTAACATTCTATAATAATGTTACATCCGATTACTACGCGACCCAGGCGCAGTGGTACAGTTACAAGACACTTCTCAACACGAGCCCGTCCAACTTCGTTTACCAGCTGTCGGATGGAGGACTGTTCGACAATGTGTTTGCGTCATACACCTCCGCAATGACTGCCCTTTCTGAGATAGGACCTTCTGATCTAGCGGCATGGAACCTGACGCTTTCGAGTGGCATCAGCAGCGAACAATCCGAATGGATGACCGCCAACTCTCTTGGCTACGGATACATGGGCTTCCCGGGCCACCCCTTCGGAGGCTACGCCCCCCCATGGGCAACAGCAGCAGTGTCAGGAGTTGCAGCGCATCCTAACAGCGTCAGCACCACTGGTGTTACCAGTGCAAAGTCTCCGACTGCAAGCAGCCACATCCAGAAACCGGTGAAGATCAACTACGTCCAGATTTCACTGACTTCGGTGACCTTGCTTCAGAAGTTCTATGTAATGGGCGTCAGCCAGGGAACCAGACTGCTGTAAACCCTGCAAGGAATCAAAACTTTTACAAACCACTTTCTTCTCTTTATTTTATTTTTGAATGATACGCTGCGGCATCATCCGGCATTTTACAGTAGCTACAGCGTCAACATGACTTTTGACGAGCCAATAAGATTGGAGGCCAGTTTCCTGAAAACATCAGGCCCGTTATCAAGCGGCTCCATCGAAATCCAGTTCTGCCGATCATCCAGGATGTTCGTGCCCGCAAGCTTCACCGCCCTGGAAAATTCGACGTCCGTATATGCGTACGACCCCTCTATCACAAGTTCGCCCCTCACAATTGAGTTTGCTCCGAGCCTGGACGATGCCTCATGATTCCCGATGAAAATTGCCTTGCCGCCTCTTCTTATGACCTCGACACACTGAGCCCTCGTTGATTCCAGGCCAACAGCATCGAATGAGAAATCTGCCCCCTGGCCAACTGCATTTTGCAGGTTCAGTATGGCATTGCTGTCACTGCCGTTTATCACCCGCGTGGCTCCCATACTCCGGGCTGTCTTCAGCCTCTCCTCGTTCACGTCGACTGCGGTGCAGTCTTCCACGCCATGCAGTTTCAGGAGTTTGAGAACTAACAACCCTATAATGCCCATTCCAAAGACAACAGCGCTGTCGCCTGTTCTGAATTTGCACTTGTCAACGGCCCTGAGAGCCGTTGCAAGCGGTTCGGCTATTGCGCCGGCAACCGGATTTTCCACCGGATGGCATGATGCTGCAGGAACAGCGACATATTCCGCAAAGGAGCCTGGAAACGCGGCTCCGATGATTCTCCTGTCCTGACACAGATTCCTCAAACCTGAAAGACAGTACGTGCAGTGGCCGCATGTTACCATTGGATTGACTGCGACAAGCCTGCCTTTCAGATGCTCCGGCGAACCAGTACCTGTCTCCTCCACGATGCCCGAAAATTCATGCCCCA is a window encoding:
- a CDS encoding alcohol dehydrogenase catalytic domain-containing protein, which encodes MKALVWVARNEMKIEDVSKPEIPAGWVLVRVSMSGVCGSEVAAYLGLNELRVPPLTMGHEFSGIVEETGTGSPEHLKGRLVAVNPMVTCGHCTYCLSGLRNLCQDRRIIGAAFPGSFAEYVAVPAASCHPVENPVAGAIAEPLATALRAVDKCKFRTGDSAVVFGMGIIGLLVLKLLKLHGVEDCTAVDVNEERLKTARSMGATRVINGSDSNAILNLQNAVGQGADFSFDAVGLESTRAQCVEVIRRGGKAIFIGNHEASSRLGANSIVRGELVIEGSYAYTDVEFSRAVKLAGTNILDDRQNWISMEPLDNGPDVFRKLASNLIGSSKVMLTL